A window of the Eremothecium cymbalariae DBVPG#7215 chromosome 5, complete sequence genome harbors these coding sequences:
- the CKB2 gene encoding casein kinase 2 regulatory subunit CKB2 (similar to Ashbya gossypii ACR087C) yields MENPKEREEKQASMSQKSTDDTGAPEAADVEMPDVLETNSTGSSDYVELWVDLFLGKKGHEYFCDVDTDYMTDRFNLINLQKTVIKFTQVIQYMVDELDDSTLEAMSRTKLNQLESDARKLYGLIHARYIITIKGLQKMLQKYRDADFGRCPRVHCNFQPLLPVGLHDVPGIDCVKLYCPSCEDLYIPKSSRHSGIDGAYFGTSFPGMFLQAFPEVVPKHPTKRYVPKVFGFELHKQAQLARWQELQRLKLEGELQHKGVDLTKNGGYKK; encoded by the coding sequence ATGGAAAATCCTAAGgaaagagaagagaagCAAGCAAGCATGTCTCAGAAGAGCACTGATGATACTGGTGCGCCAGAAGCAGCGGATGTGGAGATGCCGGACGTCCTTGAGACGAACTCGACGGGGTCTAGTGATTATGTTGAACTATGGGTAGATCTATTTTTGGGAAAGAAAGGCCATGAATACTTCTGCGATGTAGATACGGATTATATGACGGACCGGTTTAATCTGATTAACTTGCAAAAGACGGTCATCAAGTTTACGCAGGTAATTCAGTACATGGTAGATGAATTGGACGACTCGACGTTGGAAGCGATGTCCCGGACGAAGCTCAACCAACTTGAATCCGATGCAAGGAAGCTATACGGATTAATCCACGCACGGTATATAATCACAATCAAGGGCTTGCAGAAGATGTTGCAGAAGTACCGCGACGCGGACTTCGGTAGGTGTCCCCGTGTCCATTGCAACTTCCAGCCACTTCTGCCTGTCGGTCTCCATGATGTACCTGGCATCGATTGTGTCAAGCTCTACTGCCCATCATGCGAAGACCTCTACATTCCAAAATCCTCTAGACACAGTGGTATAGATGGGGCTTACTTCGGCACCAGTTTCCCCGGCATGTTCTTGCAAGCCTTCCCTGAAGTCGTTCCAAAGCACCCCACTAAGCGGTATGTTCCTAAGGTGTTCGGATTCGAGCTTCACAAACAGGCCCAGCTAGCCCGTTGGCAAGAGCTCCAAAGATTAAAGTTAGAGGGTGAACTTCAACATAAGGGCGTAGATCTAACCAAGAATGGCGGTTACAAGAAATGA
- the HIR2 gene encoding Hir2p (similar to Ashbya gossypii ACR088W) yields the protein MKLLKFPEPLHNGLLSASYVLENKLVLVGNNRISVWDCSDLQQAAQGKKPVRNMGSEFEMELPVEEDLPRYLVVIGKQLVIAGDRTIWRSAVDVDWRIAREATTFEKFVEFEKDECVTDMKYDDVHGTVFVGVSSQNKVWLYDVATWGKVGTITLNAKPITLIVDPLGELLTVILQNRSVTIYQYDELGSTKVHHQLNQYVQMNPLSYNISMSPQGTLLPMVNSIKNSTPSVQLLERNSNFAVQSTLVGYIDKCKILKFSPCLYEKQNKDKPSTQYNLLASSGNDDGNIVVWNSKRAKPLFNAAKVTNTFITDLQWSEDGTSLFAISNDGYLFVFAFQEIELGKVLPKDEVLKQRSDIQLLEQLPLPLPKVEAQGEKPDVKPVKDIKSDPKANNGISLIKSGKKKVAPIVIKSNSMEFNEPSYLVPKDLKRRPREEPQSNGLSSKKQRRDIEPIDFLDTNLLIPNISFSKIRLATPKVRLNFQYNSFVNKNLVMEIKNGTGNEQKPTTITLTLKESDKDTTLFQDFTPKFITICTCGDSFWSYCTEEGVIYVYSCSGKKILPPMIMGVPISFLEGCGDYLLCVTSMGQLYCWDVKQGKLKFPMNTVYPLLNPTLRYSDDVLTRAENITMCTVTSNGVPLITLSNGDGYMFDCDMEAWMLVNDSWWAYGSQYWDFTNTTQTGTNSSLGNGDKDDKKNKYWNSDAEHLIDEVRRNKLSIVNYLESKTNDEMSRKGRIRNLQRFAKTILMKEGFENLEDIVTLSHLENRILVSLKLNETEEFTKLLIVYCIRLAEMGFKNRLDDVLGWLYNDGDYKDSTVANHSREELLKRILVACADIRQVQRVTTSYASALGIIDMSL from the coding sequence ATGAAGTTATTGAAGTTCCCAGAGCCGCTACATAATGGTCTGTTATCAGCTAGTTATGTATTAGAAAACAAGTTGGTTTTAGTGGGGAACAATCGCATCTCGGTATGGGATTGCAGTGATCTCCAGCAGGCAGCCCAGGGGAAGAAACCCGTGAGAAATATGGGAAGCGAGTTTGAGATGGAGTTACCggttgaagaagatttgCCTAGGTATCTGGTTGTAATTGGTAAGCAATTGGTTATTGCAGGGGATAGGACTATCTGGCGTTCGGCTGTGGATGTTGATTGGAGAATAGCACGCGAAGCGACtacttttgaaaagtttgtAGAATTTGAGAAGGATGAGTGTGTAACCGATATGAAATACGATGATGTTCATGGGACTGTGTTTGTGGGTGTGAGCAGTCAGAATAAGGTATGGCTCTATGATGTGGCTACCTGGGGAAAGGTGGGTACGATCACTTTAAACGCGAAGCCGATTACGTTGATTGTAGACCCTCTTGGGGAGCTGCTTACGGTGATCTTACAGAATAGGTCTGTTACAATTTACCAGTACGATGAACTAGGATCAACTAAggttcatcatcaattgaATCAGTACGTGCAAATGAATCCTTTGAGCTACAATATATCTATGTCTCCACAGGGGACATTATTACCGATGGTCAATTCTATTAAGAATAGTACTCCTTCTGTACAGCTTTTAGAAAGGAACTCCAACTTTGCTGTTCAGTCAACGCTAGTGGGGTACATTGACAAATGtaagattttaaagttttccCCATGTTTGTATGAGAAGCAGAATAAAGATAAGCCCTCCACCCAGTATAACCTGCTGGCCTCATCAGGAAACGATGATGGCAATATTGTCGTTTGGAATTCAAAACGTGCGAAGCCTCTGTTCAATGCTGCAAAGGTAACCAACACTTTTATAACCGATTTGCAATGGTCAGAAGACGGTACGAGTCTTTTTGCAATCAGTAATGATGGATACTTATTTGTATTCGCATTCCAAGAAATTGAACTTGGTAAAGTACTTCCGAAGGACGAAGTTTTGAAGCAAAGAAGTGATATACAATTGTTGGAACAATTACCGTTGCCTCTGCCAAAAGTTGAGGCTCAAGGTGAGAAACCAGATGTTAAACCGGTTAAGGATATTAAAAGTGATCCAAAGGCCAATAATGGGATTTCTCTAATTAAATCtggaaagaagaaggttgcTCCTATTGTGATTAAAAGCAATTCGATGGAATTTAATGAACCCTCATACCTAGTTccaaaagatttgaaaCGTAGACCGAGGGAAGAACCGCAATCTAATGGACTTTCTTCGAAGAAGCAGAGGAGAGATATAGAACCGATTGACTTTCTTGATACAAACTTACTGATACCTAatatttccttttccaaaattcgGCTAGCGACTCCTAAAGTGCGCTTAAATTTCCAATATAACAGTTTtgtaaacaaaaacttGGTAATGGAAATTAAGAATGGAACGGGTAATGAACAGAAACCAACTACAATCACTCTAACTCTCAAGGAAAGTGATAAGGATACGACTTTGTTTCAGGACTTTACCCCTAAATTCATTACTATATGCACATGTGGTGATTCATTTTGGTCTTACTGCACCGAAGAAGGTGTAATCTATGTCTATTCTTGTTCAGGCAAGAAAATTCTACCGCCAATGATAATGGGTGTACCTATCAGTTTCTTAGAAGGTTGTGGAGACTATTTGCTTTGTGTTACTAGTATGGGCCAACTGTACTGCTGGGATGTCAAACAAGGTAAATTAAAATTTCCAATGAATACCGTTTATCCACTATTGAACCCAACTTTAAGATATTCCGATGATGTTCTCACTCGTGCTGAAAATATAACCATGTGTACTGTAACTTCTAATGGTGTTCCCCTGATAACTCTCAGTAATGGAGATGGATACATGTTTGACTGTGATATGGAAGCCTGGATGTTAGTTAACGATTCTTGGTGGGCGTATGGCTCACAATATTGGGACTTTACAAATACTACGCAAACAGGTACTAATTCATCGTTGGGCAACGGTGACAAAGATGAtaagaaaaataaatattggAATTCGGATGCTGAGCATTTGATCGACGAAGTAAGGCGAAACAAACTGAGTATTGTGAATTATCTTGAATCGAAAACCAACGATGAAATGTCCAGGAAGGGCCGTATCCGTAATCTTCAGAGGTTTGCGAAGAcaattttaatgaaagaAGGTTTTGAAAACCTAGAAGATATTGTCACCTTATCCCATTTAGAAAATAGAATATTGGTTTCTCTAAAGTTAAATGAAACAGAGGAATTCACAAAATTGCTCATCGTGTATTGTATCAGGCTAGCAGAAATGGGTTTCAAAAACAGATTGGATGATGTACTGGGTTGGTTGTACAATGATGGCGATTATAAGGACAGCACTGTAGCTAATCACAGTAGAgaagaattattaaaacGGATATTAGTAGCCTGTGCAGACATCAGACAGGTTCAAAGGGTGACTACCAGCTATGCATCTGCGCTTGGTATTATCGATATGTCTTTGTAA
- the MSW1 gene encoding tryptophan--tRNA ligase MSW1 (similar to Ashbya gossypii ACR089C), translated as MPLFIYVTKRLNSTLKHIVHDATNYKLPQNATVFSMIQPTGKFHLGNYLGAVRVWKDITDSNDGTSRFIFGTADLHAMTNPNSDPERFRQLRREAIASILSVGIDPKKAIIFHQSQVPQHSELFWYLTTIASIGSLNRMTQWKSKARIEGSNNLDTVGNVKLGLFAYPVLQAADILLYKSTHVPVGDDQTQHLELTRQLAQSINALFKTKYFPLPTTFYAPSKKILSLLNPEKKMSKSDTNQSAVIYINDEPNIIARKVKRAVTDSIQNVFNYDPVNRPGVSNLINIVSGIQRKSTAEVESDIIKLKSHKDLKDYVTEVIVEELKEPRAKFSRYIADQGYLQEVERLGSERASTIAAKNLKDIKHFLGF; from the coding sequence ATGCCcctgtttatatatgtaacGAAGAGGCTAAATTCAACTCTCAAACATATAGTTCATGATGCGACTAACTATAAATTGCCACAAAATGCCACTGTATTTAGTATGATCCAACCAACAGGGAAGTTCCATTTGGGTAATTACTTAGGTGCTGTTCGAGTCTGGAAAGATATAACGGATTCGAATGATGGAACCAGTAGATTCATATTTGGAACTGCTGATTTGCATGCTATGACTAATCCCAATTCAGATCCCGAAAGATTTCGCCAATTGAGAAGAGAGGCTATTGCAAGTATATTATCTGTCGGTATCGATCCAAAAAAGGCCATTATTTTCCACCAGTCTCAAGTGCCACAACATTCGGAATTATTTTGGTATTTAACAACAATTGCGTCAATTGGGTCCTTGAATAGAATGACCCAGTGGAAATCGAAAGCTAGAATTGAAGGGTCTAATAATTTGGACACTGTGGGTAACGTTAAGTTGGGCTTATTCGCATACCCTGTATTGCAGGCTGCTGATATATTACTTTACAAGTCAACTCACGTACCTGTGGGTGATGATCAAACACAACACTTAGAACTAACGAGACAACTGGCTCAGAGTATCAATGCATtattcaaaaccaaatactTTCCTTTACCAACCACGTTCTATGCTCCCagtaaaaaaattttaagCTTGCTAAATCCTGAGAAGAAAATGTCTAAGAGTGATACAAACCAATCAGCagtgatatatataaatgacGAGCCTAATATTATTGCACGAAAAGTTAAAAGAGCTGTAACTGATTCAATTCAGAATGTGTTTAACTACGATCCAGTAAATAGGCCTGGTGTTTCaaatttaattaatattGTTTCGGGAATCCAAAGAAAGTCCACTGCAGAGGTTGAAtcagatattattaagCTAAAAAGTCATAAAGATCTGAAGGATTACGTGACTGAAGTGATTGTAGAAGAGTTAAAGGAACCTCGAGCGAAATTTTCGAGATATATAGCAGACCAGGGCTATCTACAGGAAGTTGAGAGACTTGGCTCCGAACGTGCCAGCACAATTGCTGCTAAAAATCTCAAAGATATTAAGCACTTCCTTGggttttaa
- the CYC2 gene encoding oxidoreductase (similar to Ashbya gossypii ACR090C), which yields MVRGRVLKLSTSLIYQHKRSKGFKRWVTFIALGFGVTGVGCCYYYSEHYYHTELSNEYFTKYRISYKKDIDESHFLLELTPLKPQRTNLWSAMASYNLWSVEVKQPDIMVVRRYTPLPLEVDTVNDKLEVLKDGYNANGKLLFYIKNYENGEVSKWLRRLPTDRTIEVRGPYVDYEFPRDDHEVKRSRSFLWEQDDSGFAERFNHQPFDISMFTAGTAIVTALQLLLTEDPFKGKIQLFHSCKDIQELGPLIKFLYLCEQKKRLQLHMFESSKGNSIRYDASKIEPLISRPCSYVGSTPFTSIEDSIKPVASLVCGPDGYITTISGMKYDLAQGPICGLLGSKGWNNFNVYKL from the coding sequence ATGGTGCGAGGACGAGTATTAAAGTTATCTACGtctttaatatatcagCATAAGCGTTCCAAAGGTTTCAAAAGATGGGTCACGTTTATTGCCCTTGGGTTTGGCGTGACGGGCGTAGGATGCTGCTACTACTACAGTGAACATTATTACCATACCGAACTATCTAATGAATATTTTACCAAGTACAGGATATCTTATAAGAAGGATATAGACGAGAGCCAttttttattggaattAACCCCTCTGAAGCCTCAGAGAACGAATTTATGGTCTGCAATGGCTTCTTATAATTTATGGTCCGTGGAGGTAAAACAGCCCGATATTATGGTTGTTAGAAGATACACCCCACTACCTCTAGAAGTGGATACCGTCAATGATAAGCTTGAAGTATTGAAAGATGGATACAATGCTAATGGAAAGCTATTATTTTACATCAAAAACTATGAAAATGGTGAAGTTTCCAAATGGTTAAGAAGGTTGCCAACAGACCGTACCATAGAAGTGCGAGGCCCATATGTTGATTATGAATTCCCGAGGGATGATCATGAGGTTAAGCGAAGTAGGTCATTTCTTTGGGAACAAGATGATTCCGGCTTTGCTGAGCGTTTCAACCATCAGCCATTTGATATTTCAATGTTCACCGCAGGAACAGCAATAGTAACAGCACTTCAGTTACTTCTAACAGAGGATCCATTTAAAGGGAAGATTCAATTGTTTCATTCATGTAAGGATATACAGGAACTAGGACCACTTATAAAATTCTTGTATCTATGCgagcaaaagaaaaggcTACAATTGCATATGTTTGAATCGAGTAAAGGTAATAGTATCAGATATGATGCATCCAAGATTGAACCCCTGATATCTAGGCCTTGTTCATATGTTGGAAGCACTCCATTTACTTCAATAGAAGACAGTATCAAGCCAGTGGCATCTCTAGTTTGTGGTCCAGACGGTTATATTACTACTATCTCTGGAATGAAATACGATTTAGCCCAAGGACCAATCTGCGGATTGCTCGGTAGCAAAGGTTGGAATAATTTCAACGTATATAAACTTTGA
- the CIA1 gene encoding iron-sulfur cluster assembly protein CIA1 (similar to Ashbya gossypii ACR091W), translating into MPYLKLNKSLKLHKDKCWSLDVSKDVLATGSADRKIKLVDLNDFQLIDELDDTAHKKAVRSVAWRPNSNILAAGSFDSTISIWGRDDNGYSSSETDLLAIIEGHENEVKSVSWSHSGYYLATCSRDKSIWIWETDEMGEDFECISVLQEHSQDIKHVIWHPSTNILASSSYDDTIRVWKEYDDDLECCAVLTGHQGTVWCSGFEASESVIRLCSCSDDATVRIWKCVDENPDTNEQEWIQEATLPAVHTRAIYSVSWSKDGIIASAGSDGILAVYKETDGNWELLARHEFAHGIYEVNVVKWVELSGRPALVTGGDDGCINIWELVI; encoded by the coding sequence ATGCCATATCTGAAACTAAATAAGTCTTTAAAGCTTCATAAAGATAAATGCTGGTCACTTGATGTTTCAAAAGATGTCTTAGCCACTGGTTCAGCTGATCGCAAAATTAAGCTCGTTGACTTGAATgattttcaattgattGATGAACTAGATGATACTGCTCATAAAAAGGCTGTAAGAAGCGTTGCATGGAGACCGAATTCCAATATTCTAGCTGCAGGATCATTTGATTCCACTATTTCTATATGGGGAAGAGATGATAATGGATATTCTAGCTCAGAAACCGACTTGTTGGCTATCATTGAGGGACATGAAAATGAAGTTAAATCGGTATCATGGTCACACAGTGGTTATTATTTGGCTACTTGTTCTAGGGATAAAAGTATATGGATTTGGGAAACAGACGAAATGGGTGAAGACTTCGAGTGCATTAGTGTACTACAGGAACATTCACAAGATATAAAGCACGTTATATGGCATCCCAGCACGAATATTTTGGCTTCAAGTTCATACGACGATACTATTAGAGTTTGGAAAGAGTATGATGACGATTTGGAGTGTTGTGCAGTACTGACAGGTCATCAGGGGACAGTATGGTGCTCGGGCTTTGAAGCATCTGAATCTGTAATCAGACTATGCAGTTGTAGCGATGATGCTACTGTTCGTATTTGGAAATGCGTAGACGAAAATCCCGATACCAATGAGCAGGAGTGGATACAAGAGGCAACCCTACCTGCCGTCCATACTAGGGCCATATACAGCGTTAGTTGGAGTAAGGATGGTATTATTGCTAGTGCGGGTTCAGATGGTATATTAGCCGTTTATAAAGAAACCGATGGAAACTGGGAACTTCTAGCGAGGCATGAATTCGCACATGGCATTTATGAAGTAAATGTTGTCAAGTGGGTTGAACTGAGTGGTCGTCCTGCACTTGTCACAGGCGGAGATGATGGATGTATAAATATCTGGGAATTAGTAATTTAA
- the PEP12 gene encoding SNAP receptor PEP12 (similar to Ashbya gossypii ACR092C): MSLFDGTKIEPARYSDNPEFEEWHSALKTNLFEINGHLGTFQQFIKGLETNYRNGKYTTKVVENINYRSIEIINVVSQLFKASNALVQKANAIHDSDLDKAQLISRDKLNRDLRFSIQEFQKYQIQFANVTKKINERAKVVLDEQQVQNEGKNDLLETDHEQQEQQTIIIEREPINNEEFAYQQNLIRERDEEISNIERGIIELNDVFQDLGSVVQQQGQLVDNIENNIYTVVTNTQQASNELLRARRHQKNTNKWCLYILVALIGFAIILLMVS, translated from the coding sequence ATGTCGCTGTTTGACGGGACTAAAATCGAGCCCGCTAGGTATAGTGATAATCCCgagtttgaagaatggCATAGTGCTcttaaaacaaatttattTGAGATTAATGGTCATTTAGGTACATTTCAACAGTTTATAAAGGGGTTGGAGACTAATTATAGAAATGGCAAGTATACAACAAAAGTAGTAGAGAATATAAATTATAGGTCAATCGAGATAATTAATGTGGTTTCTCAGTTGTTTAAGGCGTCGAATGCTTTGGTTCAGAAGGCCAATGCGATACACGATTCAGATTTAGATAAAGCCCAGCTTATATCCAGAGATAAGTTAAACAGGGACCTTAGGTTTTCAATACAAGAGTTCCAAAAGTACCAGATACAGTTTGCCAATGTGACCAAAAAGATCAATGAACGTGCAAAAGTTGTATTGGATGAGCAACAAGTTCAAAATGAGGGCAAGAATGATTTACTAGAAACGGACCatgaacaacaagaacagcaAACTATAATTATAGAACGGGAGCCCATAAATAACGAGGAATTTGCATATCAGCAGAACTTAATAAGAGAGAGGGATGAAGAAATCTCTAATATCGAGCGGGGGATTATTGAATTGAACGATGTATTTCAAGACTTGGGCTCCGTTGTTCAGCAACAAGGGCAGCTTGTTGATAACATTGAAAACAACATATATACAGTTGTTACCAACACTCAACAGGCCTCTAATGAGCTATTAAGGGCACGCAgacatcaaaaaaatactaATAAGTGGTGTCTATACATTCTTGTGGCCCTAATAGGCTTCGCTATCATACTTTTAATGGTTTCTTAG
- the BIG1 gene encoding Big1p (similar to Ashbya gossypii ACR093C) → MRILSFWIQLIPLVLAVAAQAYNGSVPAILFSYNLSPGMIRHQQNYESSSVLPNKKFKTIATELLEHCNSDAYIFVNQPGLKVSDFTSHSESWPSLSGYIRGCSTALKFEKIEVNGEDHFEDFIKYIKNNCDVNREVRLSGLNPDKFQTYIDINKRAIRIDFPPLPAEDSLPTILRDEAIKERDLFLRKVLAQIPSPRQTLIFTSLKSLENKSTEEDTPSDIFPQIFNHESRDEEYERNSRTIDVKPYFPTPRPKFQLPDDSHISVFDPKFLEDNRNILRLIILAVIGSITLQVYSMVSPSFRISSSSSKPTTVNKTAAVQPALHIKTPHPPEKHKTRIDG, encoded by the exons ATGAGGATATTGAGTTTCTGGATACAACTAATACCATTGGTGCTAGCCGTGGCAGCACAGGCTTACAATGGATCAGTACCGGCTATCCTATTTTCATACAATCT TTCTCCAGGGATGATAAGGCACCAACAGAATTACGAATCAAGCTCTGTGCTTCCTAATAAAAAGTTCAAGACTATTGCTACCGAATTATTAGAGCATTGTAACTCCGATGCATATATTTTTGTAAATCAACCTGGACTAAAAGTATCAGATTTTACTTCTCATTCTGAATCATGGCCTTCGCTTTCAGGGTATATTAGAGGATGTTCAACTGCATTGAAGTTCGAAAAGATAGAAGTTAATGGTGAAGACCACTTCGAGgattttatcaaatatatcaagaaTAATTGCGATGTGAACCGAGAAGTACGGCTTAGTGGATTAAATCCTGATAAATTCCAAACATACATCGATATAAATAAAAGGGCCATTCGCATTGATTTCCCTCCTTTACCTGCCGAAGATTCTCTACCCACTATATTACGCGATGAGGCTATTAAAGAACGAGACTTGTTTTTAAGAAAAGTTCTTGCCCAGATACCTTCACCTCGCCAGACGTTGATATTTACCTCGTTAAAGTCTTTAGAGAATAAATCCACTGAAGAGGATACGCCCAGCGATATATTTCCTCAAATTTTTAACCATGAATCAAGAGATGAGGAATACGAACGAAACAGTAGAACCATTGACGTAAAACCCTACTTCCCAACCCCCCGTCCAAAATTCCAACTTCCAGATGATAGCCATATCAGTGTATTTGATCCTAAATTTCTTGAGGACAATCGTAATATTCTGAGACTAATAATATTAGCTGTAATTGGTTCCATAACCTTGCAAGTATATTCGATGGTTTCACCGTCCTTCCGcatatcttcatcttcatctaaACCCACAACCGTTAACAAgactgctgctgttcaACCTGCTTTACATATTAAAACACCTCATCCACCGGAGAAGCATAAAACAAGAATAGATGGTTAG
- the ATP22 gene encoding Atp22p (similar to Ashbya gossypii ACL103W), producing the protein MELLTYNSRFGDRIAGHREMLRVGGGCLKCLRHCYSRKPLLRDVYEALDSWGSNYSQVAKRPELKEFISGNLFENDSVGSFKTLKNKLERKYAAGYSTVIAELSNSMDGKLSKVFIDMIFLRRAGRRQYQSFVEVLQTIINQPLKAEEKFRMIYYTISLQKALYPTLSENNGVLVPDEIHRWFYQNVQPQEYFNHYYFLIKNNVLLQSHFASLMLLRLLKGSEMDSQLASFQLFLYDKKDKNIFDKKFTLLYNYYNMHIIINYTIQRGDFRFIQNYFEAMGRRLETKELLNEEIPANARKLMFMNYTNTMLRYARASNDPKLFFGMFTTFVSSLSTDIDPSFIHKPLKQVIDYFRENNLPKYVFKVMALLNKFPLANSNKKFTSLKLGTIVSTLRSFSDVKLTTSYVVRTYRSTKTKYMLNELGLWKLVFDGNIGKLSGSALYSAEEDAKVLPIDVPLSMTLNSIPDNCVLCELYQAILNDQRTKLIEQEYRDLVIQLFGLYKNFIVRHRHKFLYYKVNTSVLRTFMHKLRFELHEDKLAYQLLLDFYQTIKMKSRSASKYSPFGIMLYKNNSLSQTEVNQALKIMEECSIPLDFKTLTTMVLRCIAMNDIEKAHNWYMKIVNGRFQIKNYDIINAAVSHGWKLPSDVDVSTLSKPTEKVEANSPTDPLDPYLDEDALDYADLLVEQVEQIAQKMESNIQSPA; encoded by the coding sequence ATGGAATTGCTTACATATAATAGTAGATTTGGTGATCGAATTGCAGGGCACAGGGAAATGTTGAGAGTTGGTGGTGGATGTTTAAAATGCTTAAGGCATTGTTACTCTAGGAAGCCTCTTCTGAGGGATGTATATGAAGCTTTAGATTCTTGGGGTTCTAATTACAGTCAGGTTGCAAAGAGGCCAGAATTGAAGGAATTTATTAGTGGTAATTTATTCGAAAATGATTCTGTTGGGTCatttaaaacattaaaGAATAAGctggaaagaaaatatgCGGCAGGTTATAGTACTGTGATCGCCGAGCTGTCTAACTCAATGGATGGTAAACTTTCTAAGGTTTTTATTGATATGATTTTCCTAAGGCGTGCTGGACGTCGACAATATCAGtcatttgttgaagttctGCAAACTATTATAAACCAACCATTGAAAGCTGAGGAAAAGTTTAGGATGATTTATTATACTATTAGTCTGCAGAAAGCTCTGTATCCCACATTGAGCGAGAATAATGGCGTACTTGTTCCAGATGAGATCCACCGGTGGTTCTATCAAAATGTGCAACCTCAGGAATACTTcaatcattattatttcttgataaaaaataatgtgTTGCTCCAGTCCCATTTTGCTAGTTTAATGTTGCTACGTTTACTGAAGGGTTCGGAAATGGACTCTCAGCTGGCATCATTTCAATTATTCTTATACGAtaagaaggataagaaCATATTTGACAAAAAATTTACGTTGTTGTACAACTATTACAATATgcatattattatcaactATACTATCCAAAGGGGAGATTTTAGAtttattcaaaactatTTTGAGGCCATGGGGCGTCGGTTAGAGACCAAAGAGTTGTTGAACGAAGAAATCCCAGCTAATGCTCGGAAACTGATGTTTATGAATTACACGAATACCATGTTGCGTTATGCTAGAGCATCAAATGATCCAAAGCTATTTTTCGGGATGTTCACTACCTTTGTTAGTTCTCTTTCTACTGATATCGATCCATCATTTATCCATAAACCGCTGAAACAGGTCATCGATTATTTTCGTGAGAATAACTTACCCAAGTATGTATTCAAGGTGATGGCCCTATTAAACAAGTTCCCTTTAGCTAACTCAAATAAGAAATTTACCAGTCTTAAATTGGGTACCATTGTTTCAACACTACGTTCCTTTAGTGATGTCAAGTTAACTACAAGTTATGTGGTCAGAACTTACAGGTCCACGAAGACAAAATATATGTTAAATGAATTGGGTCTGTGGAAATTAGTATTTGATGGAAATATTGGAAAGTTATCTGGAAGTGCCCTCTATTCTGCTGAGGAGGACGCAAAAGTTCTTCCTATTGACGTACCATTGTCGATGACACTGAACTCCATTCCAGATAACTGTGTCTTATGTGAGCTGTACCAGGCAATTCTTAACGACCAAAGGACGAAATTAATAGAGCAAGAGTATCGGGATTTAGtgattcaattgtttggGCTTTATAAAAACTTCATCGTTCGCCACAGGCACAAATTCCTATATTATAAAGTTAACACTAGCGTATTGCGAACATTCATGCATAAACTGAGATTTGAACTCCACGAAGATAAACTAGCTTATCAACTGTTATTAGATTTTTACCAAACTATTAAAATGAAATCAAGATCTGCTTCTAAATACTCTCCATTTGGCATTATGctatataaaaataattctTTGAGCCAGACTGAAGTTAATCAAGCATTAAAAATTATGGAGGAGTGCTCTATTCCATTGGACTTTAAAACGTTAACAACCATGGTTTTGAGGTGTATAGCAATGAATGATATCGAAAAGGCACACAACTGGTATATGAAGATAGTTAATGGACGATTCCAAATAAAGAACTATGACATTATAAATGCTGCAGTAAGCCACGGGTGGAAATTGCCAAGTGATGTTGACGTTTCAACTTTATCTAAACCAActgaaaaagttgaagcAAACTCTCCTACGGATCCACTGGACCCTTATTTAGATGAAGATGCTTTGGATTACGCTGATTTACTTGTCGAACAAGTTGAACAAATAGcacaaaaaatggaaagCAATATTCAAAGCCCTGCCTGA